A genomic region of Xanthomonas campestris pv. phormiicola contains the following coding sequences:
- a CDS encoding TonB-dependent receptor, protein MSKRLNADRLAESVCRGLRNARHGHGLAALTLLLAGTQALPALAEEPVGEAKTLDAITVISTGTRKTNMAVTDSPAPIQLVSAEMLKQSAAPDLINAIANQVPSYNANQTGVDMASQTLTASLRNLSPNHTLVLVNGKRRHITSNVNTTTGAASADLSFIPAAAIDHVEVLTDGAAALYGSDAIAGVINIILKKNHGGGEVDAGYAGYKDGGGGTDSWGANIGFGSDAAYFSLSAEVENRKTVYRLGSYSYADCVANYADCTAVNPSMADFLADDVEGMTLNGRFPNVNAWLNPPEVHRKALFFNSGAVLSDTLEFYAFGSYGKKTAQSEENYRRPSQDGGYVDPVTGAVSHKYPLGFNPSEASDEVDYELTAGLKGVLADWSWDLSSSYGKNEMDVYTLNSMNFSLWQDYGSSPEDFYDGSFWASQWTTNFNATHDFDVGLSQPLTFNAGVEYRRDQYGIDPGDPTSYYGAGASSFPGYNPLFNTGSYSRHSYAAYADVVFNPTEKWLLDVAGRYEDYSDFGSKVVGKLTTRFDFTDTFAVRGTASTGFRAPTLQEGYYSAVQVGPTSATPTLQPNSAAAAALGFGSLKPETSTNYSLGFVFRPMPNFDSTLDLYRITISDRIGVGTFEYSKAGQPGDTNGDGTPDAAYNAALGQALVDFGYLGGIDPAAPGGSLDATARQNISVAIFNNALKTRSTGVDWVTNYSTEFDWGSIDWMLAANYNKTEVLSAKPAPEVLGGATMYSAATLINLENNAPKYRVNLGATFNIGKFSLRVTEAVYGPQYQLVAPYDDWNGDIFPDSVLSRLDVVDVNGAPYYKQKIDTMALTNVELTFRPTEQLTVSVGGDNVFNKYPDKIPSAAYDYLEKNYLSYYNSPYLTGSPVGYFGARYYAKLTYRF, encoded by the coding sequence ATGAGCAAGCGTTTGAACGCCGATCGTCTGGCGGAATCGGTATGCAGGGGACTGCGCAATGCACGTCACGGCCACGGGCTGGCCGCGTTGACGCTGCTGCTGGCCGGCACGCAGGCGCTGCCGGCGCTGGCCGAAGAACCGGTTGGCGAGGCCAAGACGCTGGACGCGATCACGGTCATCTCCACCGGCACGCGCAAGACCAACATGGCGGTGACCGACAGCCCGGCGCCGATCCAGCTGGTCAGCGCGGAGATGCTCAAGCAGTCGGCCGCGCCCGACCTGATCAACGCCATCGCCAATCAGGTACCGTCGTACAACGCCAACCAGACCGGCGTCGACATGGCGAGCCAGACCCTGACCGCCAGCCTGCGCAATCTGTCGCCCAACCACACCCTGGTGCTGGTCAACGGCAAGCGCCGCCACATCACCTCCAACGTCAACACCACCACCGGCGCGGCCTCGGCCGATCTGTCGTTCATCCCGGCTGCGGCGATCGATCATGTCGAAGTGCTGACCGACGGCGCCGCCGCGCTGTACGGCTCGGACGCGATCGCCGGCGTCATCAACATCATCCTCAAGAAGAACCACGGCGGCGGCGAAGTGGACGCCGGTTACGCAGGCTACAAGGATGGCGGTGGCGGCACCGATTCGTGGGGCGCCAACATCGGCTTCGGCAGCGACGCGGCATATTTCAGCCTCAGCGCCGAGGTCGAGAACCGCAAGACCGTGTACCGGCTCGGCTCCTACAGCTACGCCGACTGCGTGGCCAACTATGCCGACTGCACCGCGGTCAACCCGAGCATGGCCGACTTCCTGGCCGACGACGTGGAGGGCATGACCCTCAACGGGCGCTTCCCCAACGTCAACGCCTGGCTCAATCCGCCGGAAGTGCACCGCAAGGCGCTGTTCTTCAACTCCGGCGCGGTGCTCAGCGACACCCTGGAGTTCTACGCGTTCGGCAGCTACGGCAAGAAGACCGCGCAGTCGGAGGAGAACTACCGCCGTCCCAGCCAGGACGGCGGCTACGTCGATCCGGTCACCGGCGCGGTCAGCCACAAGTATCCGCTGGGCTTCAATCCATCCGAAGCCTCCGACGAGGTCGACTACGAGCTGACCGCCGGGCTGAAGGGCGTGCTGGCCGACTGGTCCTGGGATTTGTCCAGCAGCTACGGCAAGAACGAGATGGACGTGTACACGCTGAACTCGATGAACTTCAGCCTGTGGCAGGACTACGGCTCTTCGCCGGAGGACTTCTACGACGGCAGTTTCTGGGCCAGCCAGTGGACCACCAACTTCAACGCCACGCACGATTTCGACGTCGGCCTGTCGCAGCCGCTGACGTTCAACGCCGGCGTCGAATACCGCCGCGACCAGTACGGCATCGATCCGGGCGATCCGACCTCGTACTACGGCGCCGGCGCGTCCTCCTTCCCCGGCTACAACCCGCTGTTCAACACCGGCTCCTACAGCCGCCACAGCTATGCCGCGTACGCCGACGTGGTGTTCAATCCGACCGAGAAGTGGCTGCTGGATGTGGCCGGGCGCTACGAGGACTACAGCGACTTCGGCAGCAAGGTGGTCGGCAAGCTGACCACGCGCTTCGACTTCACCGACACCTTCGCGGTACGCGGCACCGCCAGCACCGGGTTCCGCGCGCCGACCCTGCAGGAAGGCTATTACTCGGCGGTGCAGGTCGGCCCGACCAGCGCCACCCCGACCCTGCAGCCCAACAGCGCGGCCGCGGCGGCGCTGGGCTTCGGCAGCCTGAAGCCGGAGACCAGTACCAACTACAGCCTCGGCTTCGTGTTCCGGCCGATGCCCAACTTCGACAGCACACTCGATCTCTACCGCATCACCATTTCCGACCGCATCGGCGTGGGCACCTTCGAATATTCCAAGGCCGGCCAACCCGGCGACACCAACGGCGACGGCACCCCCGACGCCGCCTACAACGCCGCGCTGGGCCAGGCGCTGGTCGACTTCGGCTACCTCGGCGGCATCGATCCGGCCGCGCCGGGCGGCTCGCTCGACGCCACCGCGCGGCAGAACATCTCGGTGGCGATCTTCAACAATGCGCTGAAGACCCGCAGCACCGGCGTGGACTGGGTGACCAACTACAGCACCGAGTTCGACTGGGGCTCGATCGACTGGATGCTGGCGGCCAACTACAACAAGACTGAAGTGCTCAGCGCCAAGCCGGCGCCGGAGGTGCTCGGCGGCGCCACCATGTACAGCGCGGCGACGCTGATCAACCTGGAGAACAACGCGCCCAAGTACCGGGTCAATCTGGGTGCCACCTTCAACATCGGCAAGTTCAGCCTGCGCGTGACCGAGGCGGTGTACGGGCCGCAGTACCAGCTGGTGGCGCCGTACGACGACTGGAACGGCGACATCTTCCCCGACAGCGTGCTGAGCCGACTCGACGTGGTCGACGTCAACGGCGCGCCGTACTACAAGCAGAAGATCGACACGATGGCGCTGACCAACGTCGAGCTGACGTTCCGGCCCACCGAGCAGCTGACCGTCAGCGTCGGCGGCGACAACGTGTTCAACAAATATCCCGACAAGATCCCGTCGGCGGCGTACGACTATCTCGAGAAGAACTACCTCAGCTACTACAACTCGCCGTACCTGACCGGCAGCCCGGTCGGCTACTTCGGCGCGCGCTACTACGCCAAGCTCACCTACCGCTTCTGA
- a CDS encoding NAD(P)/FAD-dependent oxidoreductase produces MTRRQLLARIGLAGGGAMMYQAMHSLGMAAESRFNGVPRLDGDAKGASVLVLGAGLAGMTAAYELRKAGYRVQVLEYNARPGGRNWTLRGGDRYTELGGFEQQCGFDAGMYLNPGPWRIPHHHKAVLSYCKQFGVALEPFVQVNFNALLHSREGFGGKPQRFRDIDADYKGHVAELLAKSTKQRALDAQVQREDQEILLESLRTWGALDKDFGYVKGRESSERRGFAKYPGGGLSGKPEFSEPFSTQDILRSRLWATLAAGNNYEMQTAMFQPVGGMDQIGKAFARQLGDAIHYNARVTRIDQDAHGVSVAYQDGAGAEQLAKADWCVCTIPLSILSRIPIAVGEKMAAAIGQVPYAASVKVGLQFKRRFWEEDEAIYGGISYTDLPITLISYPSTGFQSAGKGVLLGAYVWGLEAFEFTSMTPQQRVAKAVEYGTQLHPQYPREFDNGIAVGWHRVPFTHGCFGVWSDAARAEHYENLCRIDGRIALAGEHASYIPAWQEGAITSALDAIERLHRRVVNGARA; encoded by the coding sequence ATGACCCGCCGCCAACTGCTCGCCAGGATCGGCCTGGCCGGCGGCGGGGCGATGATGTACCAGGCGATGCACAGCCTGGGCATGGCGGCCGAATCGCGTTTCAACGGCGTGCCGCGGCTGGACGGCGACGCCAAGGGCGCCTCGGTGCTGGTGCTCGGCGCCGGCCTGGCCGGGATGACCGCGGCCTACGAGTTGCGCAAGGCCGGCTATCGCGTGCAGGTGCTCGAGTACAACGCGCGTCCCGGCGGCCGCAACTGGACGCTGCGCGGCGGCGATCGCTACACCGAGCTGGGCGGCTTCGAGCAGCAGTGCGGATTCGACGCGGGCATGTACCTCAATCCCGGGCCGTGGCGCATCCCGCATCACCACAAGGCGGTGCTGTCCTATTGCAAGCAGTTCGGGGTGGCGCTGGAACCGTTCGTGCAGGTCAACTTCAACGCGCTGCTGCACAGTCGCGAGGGATTCGGCGGCAAGCCGCAACGCTTCCGCGACATCGACGCCGACTACAAGGGGCACGTGGCCGAACTGCTGGCCAAGAGCACTAAGCAGCGGGCGCTGGACGCGCAGGTGCAGCGCGAGGACCAGGAGATCCTGCTCGAGTCGCTGCGCACCTGGGGCGCGCTGGACAAGGACTTCGGCTACGTCAAAGGCCGCGAGAGCAGCGAGCGCCGCGGCTTCGCCAAATATCCCGGCGGCGGCCTGTCCGGCAAGCCGGAATTCTCAGAACCGTTCAGCACCCAGGACATCCTGCGCTCGCGGCTGTGGGCGACGTTGGCGGCGGGCAACAACTACGAGATGCAGACCGCGATGTTCCAGCCGGTCGGCGGCATGGACCAGATCGGCAAGGCGTTCGCGCGCCAGCTCGGCGACGCGATCCACTACAACGCGCGGGTCACCCGCATCGACCAGGACGCGCACGGGGTCAGCGTCGCCTACCAGGACGGCGCCGGCGCCGAGCAACTGGCCAAGGCCGACTGGTGCGTGTGCACGATCCCGTTGTCGATCCTCAGCCGCATCCCGATCGCCGTAGGCGAGAAGATGGCCGCGGCGATCGGCCAGGTGCCGTATGCGGCCTCGGTGAAGGTCGGGCTGCAGTTCAAGCGCCGCTTCTGGGAGGAGGACGAGGCGATCTACGGCGGCATCAGCTACACCGATCTGCCGATCACCCTGATCAGCTATCCGAGCACCGGTTTCCAGAGCGCCGGCAAGGGCGTGCTGCTCGGCGCCTACGTGTGGGGGCTGGAGGCGTTCGAGTTCACCTCGATGACGCCGCAGCAGCGCGTGGCCAAGGCGGTGGAATACGGCACCCAGCTGCATCCGCAGTACCCACGCGAATTCGACAACGGCATCGCCGTGGGCTGGCACCGGGTGCCGTTCACCCATGGCTGCTTCGGCGTGTGGAGCGACGCCGCGCGCGCCGAGCACTACGAGAACCTGTGCCGGATCGACGGCCGCATCGCGCTCGCCGGCGAGCACGCCTCGTACATTCCGGCCTGGCAGGAAGGGGCCATCACTTCGGCATTGGACGCGATCGAGCGCCTGCATCGCCGCGTCGTCAACGGAGCCCGCGCATGA
- a CDS encoding cytochrome c, producing the protein MKFDRHWGLAAAVAAGLLALLLPPAIGPAAAQSSDATPLYPQAAFATASGATVYAAICQSCHMPGGQGARGGGEYPALAGNPKLAAAPYVAMMVLDGRGGMPGFAGMLNDQQVAEVVHYVRSQFGNAYPGKLSADEVHTLRH; encoded by the coding sequence ATGAAGTTCGACCGTCACTGGGGGCTCGCCGCGGCGGTCGCCGCCGGGTTGCTGGCGCTGCTGCTGCCGCCGGCGATCGGCCCGGCCGCGGCGCAGAGCTCCGATGCCACGCCGCTGTATCCGCAGGCCGCGTTCGCCACCGCCTCCGGCGCCACCGTGTACGCGGCGATCTGCCAGAGCTGCCACATGCCCGGTGGGCAGGGCGCGCGCGGCGGCGGCGAGTATCCGGCGCTGGCCGGCAACCCCAAGCTGGCCGCGGCGCCGTACGTGGCGATGATGGTGCTCGACGGCCGCGGCGGCATGCCCGGTTTCGCCGGCATGCTCAACGACCAGCAGGTCGCCGAGGTCGTGCACTACGTGCGCAGCCAGTTCGGCAACGCCTATCCCGGCAAGCTCAGCGCCGACGAGGTGCATACCCTGCGGCATTGA
- a CDS encoding RidA family protein, with protein MRRSFVSRSLRAGLCAALSLPALAGAAEIVRHKIPNSDFPISAAVEIPAGKTTVYLSGAVPRPIDPSAPKDSPAAYGDTKAQTISVLSQLKAQLEGMGLGMGDVVKMQAFLVGDPALGGKMDFAGFMEGYRQFFGTPEQPNLPSRSAFQIAALGNPLYRIEIEVVAVRP; from the coding sequence ATGCGCCGTTCGTTCGTTTCCCGCTCGCTCCGTGCCGGCCTGTGCGCCGCGCTGTCGCTGCCCGCCCTGGCCGGCGCCGCCGAGATCGTGCGCCACAAGATTCCCAACAGCGATTTCCCGATTTCCGCGGCGGTGGAGATTCCGGCCGGCAAGACCACGGTCTATCTCAGCGGCGCGGTGCCGCGGCCGATCGATCCGAGCGCGCCCAAGGATTCGCCCGCCGCCTATGGCGATACCAAGGCGCAGACCATCAGCGTGCTGTCGCAACTCAAGGCGCAGCTGGAAGGCATGGGCCTGGGCATGGGCGACGTGGTCAAGATGCAGGCGTTCCTGGTCGGCGATCCGGCGCTGGGCGGGAAGATGGATTTCGCCGGGTTCATGGAGGGCTACCGGCAGTTCTTCGGCACGCCCGAACAGCCCAACCTGCCGTCGCGCTCGGCGTTCCAGATCGCCGCGCTGGGCAATCCGCTGTACCGCATCGAGATCGAAGTGGTCGCGGTGCGTCCGTAG
- a CDS encoding pyridoxal phosphate-dependent aminotransferase: MQQPSRSRRTFLKDSALVAAAGFGAPWLAQAAPAAAQATNADLAPVLINANEYPGGPSPAAQRAIAAIASSGGRYLGELQLELLQTLAGQLGVGIDHLMAYAGSTEPLDYTMLAFTSPSASLVTADPTFESGWRAAARNGAKVIKVPLRKDDAHDVQAMCAADANAGVIYICNPNNPTGSVTARKDLDYALAHKPKGSVLVVDEAYLHFSDSARSMVDRVAAGDDVIVLRTFSKLYGMAGIRLGYAVARPELLARLKFYSVNSLPVTAVAAGLASLRDPALVPQRRALNSAIRSDVVRWLGAQGYACTASESNCFMLDVKRPAQEFMDAMATWGVFVGRSWALWPNRSRITIGTAPEMARFKSAFAQVAAGKRGPLPVPPPRMALHDPLHGFFRNA; the protein is encoded by the coding sequence ATGCAGCAGCCGTCGCGTTCGCGCCGCACTTTCCTCAAGGACTCGGCGCTGGTCGCCGCGGCCGGCTTCGGCGCGCCGTGGCTGGCGCAGGCCGCGCCCGCCGCGGCGCAGGCGACCAATGCCGACCTGGCGCCGGTGCTGATCAACGCCAACGAGTATCCCGGCGGTCCGTCGCCGGCCGCGCAGCGCGCGATCGCCGCGATCGCGTCCAGCGGCGGCCGCTACCTGGGCGAGCTGCAACTGGAATTGCTGCAGACCCTCGCCGGCCAGCTCGGCGTGGGCATCGATCACCTGATGGCCTATGCCGGTTCCACCGAACCGCTGGACTACACCATGCTGGCGTTCACCTCGCCCAGCGCGTCGCTGGTCACCGCCGACCCCACCTTCGAATCCGGCTGGCGCGCCGCTGCGCGCAACGGCGCCAAGGTGATCAAGGTGCCGCTGCGCAAGGACGACGCGCACGACGTGCAGGCGATGTGCGCCGCCGACGCCAACGCCGGGGTGATCTACATCTGCAACCCGAACAATCCCACCGGGTCGGTGACCGCACGCAAGGACCTGGACTACGCGCTGGCGCACAAGCCCAAGGGCAGCGTGCTGGTGGTCGACGAGGCGTATCTGCATTTCTCCGACAGCGCCCGCAGCATGGTCGACCGCGTCGCCGCCGGCGACGACGTGATCGTGCTGCGCACCTTCTCCAAGCTCTACGGCATGGCCGGCATCCGCCTGGGCTATGCGGTGGCGCGGCCGGAGCTGCTGGCCAGGCTGAAGTTCTACAGCGTCAACAGCCTGCCGGTGACCGCGGTCGCCGCCGGCCTGGCCAGCCTGCGCGATCCGGCGCTGGTGCCGCAGCGGCGCGCGCTCAACAGCGCCATCCGCAGCGACGTGGTGCGCTGGCTCGGGGCGCAGGGCTATGCGTGCACGGCGTCGGAAAGCAATTGCTTCATGCTCGACGTGAAGCGCCCGGCGCAGGAGTTCATGGACGCGATGGCGACCTGGGGCGTGTTCGTCGGCCGCAGCTGGGCGCTGTGGCCGAACCGGTCGCGCATCACCATCGGCACCGCGCCGGAGATGGCGCGGTTCAAGAGTGCGTTCGCGCAAGTCGCGGCGGGCAAGCGCGGGCCATTGCCGGTGCCGCCGCCGCGGATGGCGCTGCACGATCCGTTGCACGGATTCTTCCGCAACGCCTAG
- the azu gene encoding azurin, which produces MSFDQPQIKVAADCTEVALTLKHSGKLTAAVMGHNWVLTKTPDFQAVANAGTSSSLADNYLPKNDARIIAHTKVIGAGQSDTVKFSTAKLSKGGDYTFFCSFPGHWAMMKGKFVFG; this is translated from the coding sequence ATGTCCTTCGACCAGCCCCAGATCAAGGTCGCCGCCGACTGCACCGAAGTGGCGCTGACGCTCAAGCACAGCGGCAAGCTCACTGCCGCGGTGATGGGCCACAACTGGGTGCTGACCAAGACCCCGGACTTCCAGGCGGTGGCCAATGCCGGCACCAGCTCCAGCCTGGCCGACAACTACCTGCCGAAGAACGACGCGCGGATCATCGCGCACACCAAGGTGATCGGCGCCGGGCAGTCGGACACGGTCAAGTTCTCCACCGCCAAGCTGAGCAAGGGCGGCGACTACACCTTCTTCTGCTCGTTCCCGGGGCACTGGGCGATGATGAAGGGCAAGTTCGTGTTCGGCTGA
- a CDS encoding LuxR C-terminal-related transcriptional regulator, with the protein MLKPVTLLNPRLLPAVHDSPGVPDWVLADKLAPPRSRVAAVAREALLQRLERAADLPLTLLLAPPGFGKTTLLGQWHQRLRERGEAAVAWLSLDEDDADPGRFLAYLALAARGAGIELGAPLQAVLQQQGQNLDVASTLPVLIRAIGAAPRRLLVILDDYDRGHGSALDEVVTRLVEHAGGQLHLLLATRRAPALPLARWALQGQLERIGARELALDEAETLALLGPQVPAAMACQLRRQTEGWAVALQLAGLWLGGDEPRRDDLGRFSGRTAELAAYLAEQVLNDLDPALRALLLQLSPLERFNAALADAVRERDDSGRLLEQLAHFQGLLVALDGEHEWFRFHPLFADYLHQQLERDTPGLAPQLHRRAAHWFDAHGQLPEAVRHAVRGGALDSAAACIARAGTWQLLLRHGTAPIRALLRQFPRSCIGERPALNLTQAYLHMKLGEFAHAQTLLERFRDFPEHVRAPFERDYTVVVALLRDLLDQVCANPRGLAQIAAQAAALDEDDSLGRGTLWCICATTALGRADFAAAERYARLAGTAMQASGSEVGASYALIHLAQSHYYRGQLERAEASCRQALAIAQRQQQLDPTLQAVGQCLLAQLQCEHGRYDEAADCLQPALGFLEQHDGWLDVYAAGYETALVLARQHDRSGRAALDLLDHIDRIAHARHLSRLADLALAWRLHVLLDQPPSPAIDLLVARTGGEARFAHALNQPQDWRFLAALGFALARWHRLGGRTRAALAVLQGVEAACMAADNQVQLARVRARIALVLHDRGESAAALPYLRHALQHVASTQAWQCLLELGVPGKALLRMARQQDPQAAPNTTLAMTIQTLLDKLRHDQDSGAELFSERELEVLALLAQGDANKQIARRLALSENTVKFHLKNLYRKLEAGTREAALASALQRGLLQRMAPPDCALD; encoded by the coding sequence ATGCTCAAGCCTGTCACGCTGTTGAATCCGCGTTTGCTTCCTGCCGTGCACGACAGTCCTGGCGTGCCGGACTGGGTGCTGGCCGACAAACTGGCGCCGCCGCGCTCGCGCGTGGCCGCGGTGGCGCGCGAGGCGCTGCTGCAGCGCCTGGAGCGCGCCGCCGACCTGCCGCTGACCCTGTTGCTGGCGCCGCCCGGTTTCGGCAAGACCACCTTGCTCGGGCAATGGCACCAGCGCCTGCGCGAGCGCGGCGAGGCCGCGGTGGCATGGCTGTCGCTGGACGAGGACGATGCCGATCCCGGGCGTTTCCTCGCCTACCTGGCGCTGGCCGCGCGCGGCGCCGGGATCGAACTCGGCGCGCCGCTGCAGGCCGTGCTGCAGCAGCAGGGCCAGAACCTGGACGTGGCCTCCACCCTGCCGGTCCTGATCCGCGCGATCGGCGCCGCGCCGCGGCGCCTGCTGGTCATCCTCGACGACTACGACCGCGGCCACGGCAGCGCGCTCGACGAGGTGGTGACGCGGCTGGTCGAACATGCCGGCGGCCAGTTGCACCTGCTGCTGGCGACACGGCGCGCGCCGGCGCTGCCGCTGGCGCGCTGGGCGTTGCAAGGCCAGCTGGAACGCATCGGCGCGCGCGAACTGGCGCTGGACGAAGCGGAGACGCTGGCGCTGCTGGGACCGCAGGTGCCGGCGGCGATGGCCTGCCAGCTGCGCCGGCAGACCGAGGGCTGGGCGGTCGCGCTGCAGCTGGCCGGGCTATGGCTGGGCGGCGACGAACCCCGCCGCGACGACCTCGGCCGGTTCTCCGGACGCACCGCCGAGCTGGCGGCGTATCTGGCCGAACAGGTGCTCAACGACCTGGATCCGGCGTTGCGCGCGTTGCTGCTGCAGCTCTCGCCGCTGGAACGGTTCAACGCCGCGCTCGCCGACGCGGTGCGCGAGCGCGACGACAGCGGCCGCCTGCTGGAACAGCTGGCGCACTTCCAGGGCCTGCTGGTGGCGCTGGACGGCGAGCACGAATGGTTCCGCTTCCATCCGCTGTTCGCCGACTACCTGCATCAGCAGCTGGAGCGCGACACGCCCGGGCTGGCGCCGCAGCTGCACCGGCGCGCCGCGCACTGGTTCGACGCGCACGGACAGTTGCCCGAAGCGGTGCGGCATGCGGTGCGCGGCGGCGCGCTCGACAGCGCCGCCGCCTGCATCGCCCGCGCCGGCACCTGGCAGTTGCTGTTGCGCCACGGTACCGCCCCGATCCGCGCGCTGCTGCGCCAGTTCCCGCGCAGTTGCATCGGCGAGCGGCCGGCGCTGAACCTGACCCAGGCCTACCTGCACATGAAGCTGGGCGAGTTCGCGCACGCGCAGACCCTGCTGGAACGCTTCCGCGATTTCCCAGAACACGTGCGCGCGCCGTTCGAGCGCGACTACACGGTGGTGGTCGCATTGTTGCGCGACCTGCTCGACCAGGTCTGCGCCAACCCGCGAGGACTGGCGCAGATCGCCGCGCAGGCCGCCGCGCTGGACGAGGACGACAGCCTGGGCCGCGGCACGCTGTGGTGCATCTGCGCCACCACCGCACTGGGCCGCGCCGATTTCGCCGCCGCCGAGCGCTATGCGCGGCTGGCCGGCACCGCGATGCAGGCCAGCGGCAGCGAGGTCGGCGCCAGCTATGCGCTGATCCACCTGGCGCAGAGCCATTACTACCGCGGCCAGCTGGAACGGGCCGAGGCCAGCTGCCGCCAGGCGCTGGCCATCGCCCAGCGCCAGCAACAGCTCGATCCCACCCTGCAGGCGGTGGGCCAGTGCCTGCTAGCGCAGCTGCAATGCGAGCACGGCCGCTACGACGAAGCCGCCGACTGCCTGCAGCCGGCGCTGGGCTTCCTGGAGCAGCACGACGGCTGGCTGGACGTGTACGCCGCCGGTTACGAGACCGCGCTGGTACTGGCGCGGCAGCACGACCGCAGCGGCCGCGCCGCGCTGGATCTGCTCGACCACATCGACCGCATCGCGCACGCACGGCACCTGAGCCGGCTCGCCGACCTGGCACTGGCCTGGCGGCTGCACGTGCTGCTCGACCAGCCGCCCTCGCCGGCGATCGACCTGCTGGTCGCGCGCACCGGCGGCGAGGCGCGGTTCGCGCATGCGCTGAACCAGCCGCAGGATTGGCGCTTCCTCGCCGCACTCGGCTTCGCCCTGGCCCGCTGGCATCGCCTGGGCGGACGCACCCGCGCCGCGCTGGCGGTGCTGCAAGGCGTCGAGGCGGCCTGCATGGCGGCCGACAACCAGGTGCAGCTGGCGCGGGTGCGCGCGCGCATCGCGCTGGTGCTGCACGACCGCGGCGAATCCGCCGCCGCCCTGCCCTACCTGCGTCACGCGCTGCAGCACGTGGCCAGCACCCAGGCCTGGCAATGCCTGCTGGAACTGGGCGTGCCGGGCAAGGCGCTGCTGCGCATGGCACGCCAGCAGGATCCGCAGGCGGCCCCGAACACCACGCTGGCGATGACCATCCAGACGCTGCTCGACAAACTGCGCCACGACCAGGACAGCGGCGCCGAGCTGTTCAGCGAACGCGAACTGGAAGTGCTGGCGCTGCTGGCGCAGGGCGATGCGAACAAGCAGATCGCGCGGCGCCTGGCGCTGTCGGAGAACACGGTCAAGTTCCACCTGAAGAATCTGTACCGCAAGCTGGAAGCGGGCACCCGCGAAGCGGCGCTGGCCAGCGCGCTGCAACGCGGCCTGCTGCAGCGCATGGCGCCGCCGGATTGCGCATTGGACTGA
- the hemL gene encoding glutamate-1-semialdehyde 2,1-aminomutase, whose protein sequence is MNHSRSQALFDQAQALIPGGVNSPVRAFKSVGGEPFFVQRADGPYLYDVDGNRYIDYVGSWGPMIAGHNHPAVREAVQRAIGDGLSFGAPCAAEVTMAQTITRLVPSCAMVRMVNSGTEATLSAVRLARGATGRSRIVKFEGCYHGHGDSFLVKAGSGMLTLGVPTSPGVPAGLSELTATLSYNDFEGATALFDQIGGEIAAVIIEPVVGNANCIPPREGYLQHLRDLCTRHGALLIFDEVMTGFRVALGGAQAHYGVVPDLTTFGKIIGGGMPVGAYGGRAELMRQIAPSGPIYQAGTLSGNPVAMAAGLAMLELVQAPGFHQRLEAATAALCAGLEQAAAAAGVAVTTNRVGAMFGLFFTSEKVETYAQATACDTAAFNRFFHAMLERGVFLAPSAYEAGFLSSAHDAAVLDATLAAAREAFGVVACS, encoded by the coding sequence ATGAACCATTCCCGCTCGCAGGCCCTCTTCGACCAGGCGCAGGCGCTGATCCCCGGCGGCGTCAACTCGCCGGTCCGCGCCTTCAAGTCGGTGGGCGGCGAACCGTTCTTCGTGCAGCGCGCCGACGGCCCCTACCTGTACGACGTGGACGGCAACCGCTACATCGACTACGTCGGCTCGTGGGGGCCGATGATCGCCGGGCACAACCACCCGGCGGTGCGCGAGGCGGTGCAGCGCGCGATCGGCGACGGCCTGTCGTTCGGCGCGCCGTGCGCGGCCGAGGTGACGATGGCGCAGACCATCACCCGGCTGGTGCCCTCGTGCGCGATGGTGCGCATGGTCAATTCCGGCACCGAAGCCACCCTGTCGGCGGTGCGCCTGGCGCGCGGCGCCACCGGGCGCAGCCGCATCGTCAAGTTCGAGGGCTGCTACCACGGCCACGGCGACTCGTTCCTGGTCAAGGCCGGCAGCGGCATGCTGACCCTGGGCGTGCCGACCTCGCCGGGCGTGCCGGCGGGCCTGAGCGAACTCACCGCCACGCTGAGCTACAACGACTTCGAAGGGGCCACCGCCTTGTTCGACCAGATCGGCGGCGAGATCGCCGCGGTCATCATCGAACCGGTGGTCGGCAACGCCAACTGCATCCCGCCGCGCGAGGGCTACCTGCAGCACCTGCGCGATCTGTGCACGCGGCACGGCGCGCTGCTGATCTTCGACGAGGTGATGACCGGCTTCCGCGTGGCGCTGGGCGGCGCGCAGGCGCACTACGGCGTGGTGCCGGACCTGACCACCTTCGGCAAGATCATCGGCGGCGGCATGCCGGTCGGCGCCTACGGCGGCCGCGCCGAGCTGATGCGGCAGATCGCCCCGTCCGGGCCGATCTACCAGGCCGGCACGCTCAGCGGCAACCCGGTGGCGATGGCCGCCGGCCTGGCGATGCTGGAGCTGGTGCAGGCGCCGGGCTTCCACCAGCGCCTGGAGGCGGCCACCGCCGCGCTGTGCGCCGGGCTGGAGCAGGCCGCCGCCGCGGCCGGGGTGGCGGTCACCACCAACCGGGTCGGGGCGATGTTCGGGCTGTTCTTCACGTCCGAGAAGGTCGAAACCTACGCCCAGGCCACCGCCTGCGACACCGCCGCGTTCAACCGCTTCTTCCACGCCATGCTCGAGCGCGGCGTGTTCCTGGCACCGTCGGCGTACGAGGCCGGTTTCCTGTCCAGCGCCCACGACGCCGCCGTACTCGACGCCACGCTGGCCGCGGCGCGCGAAGCGTTCGGCGTGGTCGCCTGCAGCTGA